The following proteins are encoded in a genomic region of Cryptococcus neoformans var. neoformans JEC21 chromosome 2 sequence:
- a CDS encoding rRNA processing-related protein, putative, translated as MAPQPLKVGTSKLSKMVKSAPKTAGKAKKRAVEQVSEESDEEFGDQGSGIDMSDDEEEVDGDDEEDEDEAFPEFDSELEDNDQEEASDEEQDEQDTSDESEIVEEDSDSESGYNTSDIERMYASDDDLSSEENKDLPVDEKLSRLIAKNTVKPDDSIGTDDKISRAKEGVGRLVPSKHVKGSFVREYDEYEAGYGSESSTEDNPNTVGNIPMEWYDDLPHIGYDVNGRKIFRPLQGDELDKFLANVEDPSAWTSAEDKLLQQNVQLSDKELDIIRRLERAENPDADFDPYQPTIEWFTGEGKERVMPLSAAPEPKRRFVPSKWEHKKIMKIVKAIREGRIIPNKPSAEKPRFYPIWSDADQHNPHVMYMPAPQLPPPKTAESYNPPEEYLPTEEEKAEWEAMDKEDRKTDFLPEKYDALRKVPGYKNLVQEKFERCLDLYLAPRTRRVKLNIDPDSLIPKLPAPKELKPFPIASTVQYRHPGDTRVRSVSTSPDGQWIASGSEDGVVRVWDLGNGREVWRWDLHAGPIQYVEWSPSREESLLVALVAGKIAVLSPLALVAPHIAAQTLTHSNTAFATSSATTKQGAGNEVKGIESVKWTRPSERERERGVLVYVEVPGTPKQVTWHRKGDYFATVASDAANKSVLIHQLSRHGSQSPFRKTPGTIQRVAFHPSKPHFFAATQRYIRLYDLAAQKLIRTLQSGVKWISSMDVHSGGDNLIIGSYDKKLAWFDMDLSAKPYKTLRYHNRALRSVAYHPTLPLFASASDDGTVHIFHCTVYTDLMQNPLIVPLKILRGHKVIDGIGVLDLRWVPGKPWLVSSGADGEVRLWCS; from the exons ATGGCACCCCAACCGCTCAAGGTGGGAACTTCAAAACTGTCCAAGATGGTCAAATCAGCCCCCAAAACCGCtggaaaggcaaagaagcgAGCAGTAGAGCAGGTGTCAGAAGAGAGCGACGAAGAATTTGGGGACCAAGGGAGTGGAATTGATAtgagtgatgatgaggaagaggttgatggagacgatgaggaggatgaagatgaagcttTTCCTGAATTCGACAGCGAGCTTGAGGATaatgatcaagaagaagccagTGATGAGGAGCAAGATGAACAGGATACGTCTGACGAAAGTGAAATcgtggaggaggacagTGACTCTGAGTCAGGTTACAACACGTCTGACATCGAGCGAATGTACGcttctgatgatgatctcTCGTCCGAAGAGAACAAAGACCTCCCTGTCGACGAGAAGCTCTCGAGACTTATCGCCAAGAACACTGTCAAGCCCGACGACTCTATTGGCACAGATGACAAAATCAGTCGTGCAAAGGAAGGGGTAGGGAGATTGGTGCCCAGCAAACACGTGAAGGGATCATTTGTGCGAGAGTACGACGAATATGAGGCTGGATATGGCAGTGAAAGTAGCACCGAGGAT AACCCCAATACTGTCGGTAACATTCCGATGGAGTGGTACGATGACCTTCCTCATATCGGTTACGATGTCAACGGTCGCAAGATCTTCCGGCCTTTGCAAGGCGACGAACTTGACAAGTTCCTTGCCAATGTCGAGGATCCGTCCGCTTGGACCTCTGCCGAAGACaaacttcttcaacaaaATGTTCAGTTGTCAGACAAGGAGCTCGATATCATTAGGCGATTGGAGAGGGCCGAAAACCCTGATGCCGACTTTGACCCCTATCAACCTACTATTGAATGGTTTACCGGCgaaggcaaggagagaGTCATGCCGCTTAGTGCGGCGCCTGAGCCCAAGAGGAGATTCGTGCCTTCCAAATGGGAGCATAAGAAG ATTATGAAGATCGTCAAGGCTATCAGAGAGGGCCGAATCATCCCCAACAAACCTTCCGCCGAAAAACCTCGCTTCTATCCTATCTGGTCTGACGCCGACCAGCACAACCCTCACGTCATGTATATGCCCGCCCCTCAACTTCCCCCTCCGAAGACGGCCGAATCCTACAATCCTCCTGAAGAGTACCTTCCTaccgaggaagagaaggctgAGTGGGAGGCGATGGACAAGGAAGACCGAAAGACCGATTTCTTGCCCGAGAAGTATGATGCCCTTAGAAAAGTTCCTGGCTACAAGAACTTGGTGCAAGAGAAGTTCGAGAGATGTCTTGATTTGTACCTCGCCCCTCGAACTCGACGAGTCAAGCTCAACATTGACCCAGACTCTCTTATTCCTAAACTTCCCGCTCCCAAGGAGCTCAAACCCTTCCCTATCGCTTCTACTGTCCAGTACCGTCATCCCGGAGACACTCGTGTCCGATCCGTTTCCACCAGCCCTGATGGTCAGTGGATTGCTTCTGGCTCAGAAGATGGTGTGGTGCGAGTCTGGGACCTGGGTAACGGTCGTGAAGTCTGGAGATGGGATTTACACGCTGGTCCTATTCAGTACGTTGAGTGGTCACCTTCTCGTGAGGAGTCTTTGCTTGTGGCTCTTGTCGCCGGTAAGATCGCTGTgctctctcctcttgctcTCGTCGCTCCTCATATTGCCGCCCAAACCCTCACCCACTCCAATACCGCTTTTGCTACTAGTTCTGCGACGACAAAGCAAGGTGCCGGTAACGAAGTTAAAGGAATTGAGTCTGTCAAATGGACGAGACCGAgtgagagggaaagagaaaggggtGTCTTGGTGTATGTGGAAGTTCCTGGTACTCCTAAACAAGTTACATGGCACAGGAAGGGGGACTACTTTGCCACGGTTGCATCCGACG CCGCTAACAAATCCGTCCTTATCCACCAACTCTCCCGCCACGGCAGTCAATCCCCCTTCCGTAAGACTCCTGGCACAATCCAGCGCGTTGCATTCCATCCTTCTAAGCCTCATTTCTTTGCTGCCACTCAACGTTACATCCGTCTTTACGACCTTGCTGCTCAAAAGCTCATTAGAACTTTACAGTCTGGTGTCAAATGGATTTCATCCATGGATGTGCACTCCGGAGGTGACAATTTAATTATCGGTAGTTACGATAAGAAATTAGCTTGGTTCGACATGGATTTGAGCGCAAAGCCTTATAAAACCTTAAG ATACCACAACCGTGCTCTTCGATCCGTTGCCTATCACCCtactctccctctcttcgcCTCTGCCTCAGACGATGGCACAGTCCACATTTTCCACTGCACCGTTTACACTGATCTCATGCAAAACCCGCTCATTGTTCCTCTGAAGATCTTGAGGGGGCATAAAGTAATCGATGGTATCGGAGTTTTGGATTTGAGATGGGTGCCTGGAAAACCGTGGTTGGTCAGCTCCGGTGCGGATGGAGAGGTTAGGCTTTGGTGTTCGTAG